ATTAGTATGGCTTTCATCTCTGCATTGTGTGGTGTTATAACGGCAGACTTTGCCTCTGGCTTAGTGCATTGGGCAGCGGATACTTGGGGCTCTGTGGATCTACCATTGATCGGAAAAGTAAGCATTACATATTTGTTGATATTTATTGATTGCTAACTCTCATTGTGTTAGAACTTTCTGCGCCCATTTCGCGAACACCACTTGGATCCGACGTCGATAACACGGCACGATTTTATAGAGACAAATGGTGATAACTTTATGGTGGGCATACCGATTCTTGGCTACTTGGCACACTACTTCTACTTCAAGTCGCCTTGCGAAATACAACAGAATTTCGGCTGGATTGCTTACGTGTTTCTATGTTCCATATTTGTGGTTATGACGAACCAGGTGAGCATAATTGAAACTTTTAGAGAAgcattttattacatttctatTGCCTTGCCTTAGATACACAAGTGGTCGCATACTTATTGGGGATTGCCCCGATGGGTGCAGTTGTTGCAGAGCTGTCACATAATTCTACCACGAAAACATCATCGTATCCATCATGTAGCGCCACATGAGACGTACTTTTGCATTACTACTGGCTGGCTAAATTGGCCTCTGGAGAAGCTTAGGTAAGtcctaaaataatataaatcgATAGAAACTAATAATTTTCAACCTATAGATTCTGGTCAACCTTCGAGTTTATTATTGAGCGTGTCACAGGCCTGAAGCCACGCGACGATGACATGAAATGGGCGAAAAAACTCACATAGCTATTTTGTCCAGCGACTGTAAATAGAACATGGACCAAGTAA
This DNA window, taken from Drosophila nasuta strain 15112-1781.00 chromosome 2L, ASM2355853v1, whole genome shotgun sequence, encodes the following:
- the LOC132790672 gene encoding plasmanylethanolamine desaturase 1, translated to MTGKSDKEILANSMYEDDPNGNSAPATVNQVSGQPEAQEAATGGAITIPVATSPRWGPQNKGAQELASLYSPGKRAQEIICVFTCIGLMIINLALIVKHFRWERISMAFISALCGVITADFASGLVHWAADTWGSVDLPLIGKNFLRPFREHHLDPTSITRHDFIETNGDNFMVGIPILGYLAHYFYFKSPCEIQQNFGWIAYVFLCSIFVVMTNQIHKWSHTYWGLPRWVQLLQSCHIILPRKHHRIHHVAPHETYFCITTGWLNWPLEKLRFWSTFEFIIERVTGLKPRDDDMKWAKKLT